From the Blastocatellia bacterium genome, one window contains:
- a CDS encoding serine/threonine protein kinase codes for MHEISISSSIDNLDGYKVIKKIGQGGFCAVYKAEQTSLDRFVAIKTLLNDYYDDLDMTTYLVSQTETIALLQHPNIVPIYDAIWVDKKYLVIMQYITGKTLANLLDEQGSLSFDQALKILEPLAEAIDFAHRANVFHRDINPTNIIVDEEQKLSLIGFKMKVPEGVVVGTPGYMSPEQIMNEAISARTDIYSLGVLAFELLAGSIPFQEGSLTEMFHQQVNSPIPSLYLTNPKLPKSIDEVIKKALAKNPTERYYSAKDFLYDLKQLNSEPTVKEELSITQIISPIKEITEPVLLDKVVTHTIAIPCEQRPTKNVAPEQKVKIKNRWAYVGIPKLRLLHPKDGTFDDFVIIGAMKLDDGDYLMLAERLIVEKNQHLILIKVIDKHTVETVTAEVVIKYLGRIQEEVLEQTSGISKTMVRSMLGDLPVVDSENELETTYIEPILINCFACNEKVGHTESTCSHCGVERLAPNCPQCNKPVADWQNRRFFGDLNVYVWNSDWDGCCKHCGLVFEANLDVKTGHYWFDRGPSSEIKITGNESSTTVLLDFWQHLPTIEVKINRLVPGGKLAKEEKITLTIAEFEAITLQVLMQRKSWAEDTT; via the coding sequence ATGCATGAAATTTCAATAAGTAGTTCAATAGATAATCTTGATGGTTATAAAGTTATCAAAAAGATTGGTCAAGGGGGTTTTTGTGCTGTTTATAAAGCAGAACAAACTAGCTTAGATCGTTTTGTAGCAATAAAAACTTTACTTAATGATTATTATGATGATTTAGATATGACTACTTACTTAGTTAGTCAAACAGAAACAATAGCATTACTCCAACATCCAAACATTGTTCCAATATATGATGCTATTTGGGTTGATAAAAAATATTTAGTAATAATGCAGTATATTACTGGTAAAACTTTGGCTAATTTGTTGGATGAGCAAGGAAGTTTAAGTTTTGACCAAGCACTAAAAATATTAGAACCTTTAGCAGAAGCAATAGATTTTGCTCATCGTGCTAATGTTTTTCATAGGGATATTAACCCTACAAATATTATTGTTGATGAAGAGCAAAAGCTTAGTTTAATAGGTTTTAAGATGAAAGTACCTGAAGGTGTTGTAGTTGGGACACCTGGCTATATGTCACCAGAACAAATAATGAATGAAGCTATTTCTGCTAGGACAGATATTTACTCGCTAGGGGTTTTAGCTTTTGAACTACTTGCAGGCTCTATTCCTTTTCAAGAAGGTAGTTTGACAGAGATGTTTCATCAGCAAGTAAATTCACCAATACCTAGCCTTTATTTAACTAATCCAAAGCTGCCAAAAAGTATTGACGAAGTAATAAAAAAAGCATTAGCAAAAAATCCTACTGAAAGGTATTACAGCGCAAAAGATTTTTTATATGACTTAAAACAACTAAATAGTGAACCTACGGTTAAAGAAGAATTATCAATAACACAAATTATTTCACCTATAAAAGAAATTACTGAACCTGTTTTACTAGATAAAGTAGTCACACATACAATAGCAATTCCTTGTGAGCAAAGACCAACAAAGAATGTTGCGCCTGAGCAAAAAGTTAAAATTAAAAATCGTTGGGCCTATGTTGGTATACCTAAGCTAAGACTACTACATCCTAAAGATGGGACATTTGATGATTTTGTAATTATTGGTGCTATGAAATTAGATGACGGCGATTACTTAATGTTAGCAGAAAGGTTAATAGTAGAAAAAAATCAACATTTAATACTTATAAAAGTAATAGATAAGCATACTGTAGAAACTGTAACAGCAGAAGTAGTAATAAAATATTTAGGCCGTATACAAGAAGAAGTATTAGAACAAACTTCAGGCATAAGTAAAACAATGGTACGCTCAATGCTTGGAGATTTACCCGTAGTTGACTCAGAAAATGAACTAGAAACAACATATATTGAGCCGATATTAATTAATTGTTTTGCTTGTAATGAAAAAGTAGGACATACAGAAAGCACTTGTTCACATTGTGGAGTTGAAAGACTTGCTCCTAATTGTCCACAATGTAACAAACCTGTAGCAGATTGGCAAAATAGACGGTTTTTTGGGGATCTAAATGTTTATGTTTGGAATAGTGATTGGGATGGTTGTTGTAAGCATTGTGGTTTGGTATTTGAAGCAAATTTAGATGTAAAAACAGGTCATTACTGGTTTGATCGAGGCCCGAGTTCAGAAATAAAAATTACAGGTAATGAAAGTAGCACTACGGTTTTGCTAGACTTTTGGCAACACTTACCAACAATTGAAGTTAAGATAAATCGGTTAGTTCCAGGAGGAAAACTAGCTAAAGAGGAAAAAATTACTTTAACTATTGCAGAATTTGAAGCTATCACTCTACAAGTATTAATGCAGCGTAAAAGCTGGGCAGAGGATACTACTTAA
- a CDS encoding response regulator translates to MLKHQHKILFVDDDLENLRLAQRVFRKNITVLTAETIEKALTLLSEQEISLVISDQKMPEGSGLELLQEIAKHSPNTIRFLLTGLTDTEEIQTAISEDLIFGHIIKPYKLAELRLTISRALEFYELKQEVSSLQQDWQKTARETATLLESGSALSSISEVPHVLDRIVSILCKDFGYQACSIELIDRNSWELFVKASSGFPENYDKRRVTIEGAGLVSYVARTGKLLTYQILVKMKDTSYKIQILNHN, encoded by the coding sequence ATGCTGAAACATCAGCATAAGATTCTTTTTGTAGACGATGATTTAGAAAACCTTCGGCTAGCACAACGTGTCTTCCGCAAAAACATTACTGTTTTAACTGCTGAAACTATAGAAAAAGCTCTTACTCTGCTTTCAGAACAAGAGATTTCTTTAGTTATCTCTGATCAAAAAATGCCTGAAGGCTCAGGATTGGAACTTTTGCAAGAAATAGCTAAACACTCCCCTAATACAATAAGGTTTCTTTTAACAGGTTTAACAGACACAGAAGAAATACAAACAGCTATTAGTGAGGACTTGATTTTTGGTCATATCATTAAACCTTATAAACTTGCTGAATTACGCTTAACTATTTCTCGGGCTTTAGAATTTTATGAATTAAAACAAGAAGTCTCTAGCCTTCAACAAGACTGGCAAAAAACAGCACGCGAAACCGCTACATTACTAGAATCAGGTAGTGCGTTATCTTCCATAAGTGAAGTACCTCATGTTTTAGACCGTATTGTTAGTATTTTATGTAAAGACTTTGGTTATCAAGCTTGTTCTATTGAACTAATTGATAGAAATAGCTGGGAACTATTTGTTAAAGCTAGTTCAGGCTTTCCTGAAAATTATGACAAACGCCGTGTTACTATTGAAGGAGCAGGTTTAGTTAGCTATGTTGCTAGAACAGGAAAACTACTTACTTATCAGATACTAGTAAAGATGAAAGATACATCTTACAAAATCCAAATACTCAATCACAATTAG
- a CDS encoding PAS domain-containing protein, with amino-acid sequence MRRVNTSGARLLRQKFETLLGQYSHNLFPSEEKLELLKQAFETKQRITEKILIGEEELLMQATVDPIWDENKEISGCVVILREVI; translated from the coding sequence CTGCGCCGTGTTAATACAAGCGGAGCAAGGCTATTAAGACAAAAATTTGAAACTTTATTAGGACAGTATTCTCATAATCTTTTCCCTAGCGAAGAAAAATTAGAATTATTAAAACAAGCTTTTGAAACTAAGCAAAGAATCACAGAAAAAATCCTAATAGGAGAAGAAGAACTCCTTATGCAAGCAACAGTTGATCCAATTTGGGATGAAAACAAAGAGATTTCTGGTTGTGTGGTAATTTTACGAGAAGTCATTTAA
- a CDS encoding serine/threonine-protein phosphatase, translating to MSGGIVSTLLVGLTDVGLVRGNNEDMFLMVEPESGMLLDNNYKLIRPLEKHNILLVVSDGMGGYEGGEVASLLTVGAIKNELLKLPKQLSPQSRLEAAVEEANRTVSYHRNLDPKLSNMGATATAVLIEQDIAYVAEVGDSRAYILRDGRIKQLTTDQTMIQMLIDSGAISPESASTNKNRNILLQAIGSQEFLQIAVTSIKLQINDILLLCSDGLTGKVNANEIKKVIDSSATLLDAGNTLINLAKERGGDDNITIILAKFEGSGLQTKLNAGGMAATLTKQIKVLARFDPEQEAEAKPRREVRPANFQDWVASAVIDAFARSDEQREALAAIGKFGDYVVFRKGDVLHVEPGSSAKEHYWLVGGRYRVMADNQRGEKQSLFFLVPPTDRRSDDLIQAGEAFVWVRRQFFISNLTMLQQQARNPIIRCEDDKNIAIHIPGDIFDQLSEILGDRFVSTVRHS from the coding sequence ATGAGTGGGGGAATTGTTTCAACACTATTAGTAGGGTTAACGGATGTTGGGCTAGTACGTGGCAATAATGAAGATATGTTTTTAATGGTTGAGCCTGAATCAGGGATGTTACTAGACAATAACTATAAATTAATACGTCCTTTAGAAAAACATAATATCCTACTAGTAGTTTCTGATGGGATGGGTGGATATGAAGGTGGAGAAGTTGCTAGTTTACTAACAGTAGGGGCAATAAAGAATGAATTATTAAAACTCCCAAAACAATTATCTCCACAAAGTCGCTTAGAAGCTGCTGTAGAAGAAGCTAATCGTACGGTTTCTTATCATCGTAATTTGGATCCAAAATTATCTAATATGGGAGCAACCGCAACAGCAGTATTAATTGAGCAAGATATTGCTTATGTTGCTGAAGTAGGAGACTCTCGCGCTTATATTCTTAGAGATGGTCGTATTAAGCAATTAACTACTGATCAGACCATGATACAAATGTTAATAGATTCTGGTGCTATCTCTCCTGAATCTGCTTCTACTAATAAAAACCGCAATATTTTGTTACAAGCTATTGGAAGTCAAGAGTTTCTACAAATCGCAGTCACCTCTATTAAATTACAAATTAATGATATTTTACTACTATGTAGTGATGGTTTAACAGGTAAGGTTAATGCCAATGAAATAAAGAAAGTAATTGATAGTAGTGCTACTTTGCTTGATGCTGGCAATACATTAATCAATTTAGCAAAAGAACGTGGTGGGGATGATAACATTACAATCATTCTTGCTAAGTTTGAAGGTTCAGGACTTCAAACTAAACTAAATGCTGGGGGTATGGCAGCAACACTAACCAAGCAAATTAAAGTTTTAGCTCGCTTTGATCCAGAACAAGAAGCTGAGGCGAAGCCAAGAAGAGAAGTCCGACCAGCTAATTTCCAAGACTGGGTTGCTTCGGCTGTGATAGATGCTTTTGCACGCTCAGATGAACAACGTGAAGCTTTAGCTGCTATAGGTAAATTTGGGGATTATGTAGTTTTTAGAAAAGGGGATGTTTTACATGTTGAACCAGGTAGTAGTGCTAAAGAACATTATTGGTTAGTTGGTGGTAGATATAGGGTTATGGCAGATAATCAGCGAGGCGAAAAACAATCTCTTTTCTTTTTAGTTCCTCCAACAGATCGTCGTTCAGATGATTTAATCCAAGCTGGAGAAGCATTTGTTTGGGTAAGAAGGCAGTTTTTTATCTCTAATTTAACTATGCTACAACAACAAGCACGTAATCCGATTATTCGTTGTGAAGATGATAAAAATATTGCTATTCATATACCTGGGGATATTTTTGATCAGCTTTCAGAGATTTTAGGGGATAGATTTGTTTCTACTGTAAGGCATTCTTAA
- a CDS encoding Gfo/Idh/MocA family oxidoreductase: MQKINVGIIGGGRIADLHYLGYKNSPDARVYAVCDIDKVVAENRKTEWQATKAYTNYQDLLADKEIDAVEILVPHNDNLHEKLVIDAANARKHIAVQKPMTTSLASATRMLAAVKEKELIYKVTENYVFYPPIVKAKELILSGAIGEPISLRIKFISGSSGGWTVPSNSWEWRMSEILAGRGTATFDHGHHLWSTAWFLMGEIEKVMGWIDFSQDVLDTPATFIWKYKNSNRYGACDLTHSTNLHIPSKYYANDEWIEINGSEGIIFIRRCTGNIHTGPALSIFDGKSMKDIEIESDWSIGFQLSTQNFIDAIKGKASPMLSAEQGREILRFALAVQKTARVNREVYLDELDSHWPSFYSWRKRQSSKPKNKTSWSIASLFTPKDLSIYAPQAKTLTENLVKSFDPKTATGWDITIGIHLTADGGVSEEKISLSIKDSKINLEYGQIPENATFTVTMSSGVWAAILLKKKRAEVAFLQGKIKVAGQAEEVLKLRAIFKL; encoded by the coding sequence ATGCAAAAAATTAATGTTGGTATTATTGGCGGCGGACGTATTGCAGATTTACATTACCTTGGATATAAAAATAGTCCTGATGCAAGAGTTTATGCCGTTTGTGATATTGATAAAGTAGTTGCAGAAAACCGCAAAACAGAGTGGCAAGCCACAAAAGCCTATACTAACTATCAAGATTTACTAGCAGATAAAGAAATAGATGCAGTAGAAATCTTAGTCCCTCATAATGATAACTTACATGAAAAATTAGTTATTGATGCTGCAAATGCTAGAAAACATATTGCAGTACAAAAGCCTATGACAACTAGTTTAGCTAGTGCAACCCGTATGCTTGCAGCAGTAAAAGAAAAAGAACTCATCTATAAAGTAACAGAAAATTATGTTTTTTATCCTCCAATTGTAAAAGCTAAAGAATTAATCCTATCTGGCGCGATTGGAGAGCCAATAAGTCTAAGAATTAAGTTTATTAGCGGCTCATCCGGTGGTTGGACAGTACCAAGTAATTCTTGGGAATGGCGAATGTCAGAAATTTTAGCTGGACGAGGGACAGCAACCTTTGATCATGGACATCATCTTTGGTCTACTGCTTGGTTTTTAATGGGTGAAATAGAAAAGGTTATGGGCTGGATTGATTTTTCCCAAGACGTTTTAGACACCCCAGCAACTTTTATTTGGAAATATAAAAATTCTAATCGTTATGGAGCCTGTGATCTTACTCATTCGACTAACCTACATATTCCTTCTAAATATTATGCTAACGATGAATGGATTGAAATAAATGGCTCAGAAGGAATTATTTTTATCCGACGCTGCACAGGAAATATTCATACTGGCCCAGCACTTTCTATTTTTGATGGTAAATCAATGAAAGATATAGAAATAGAATCTGATTGGAGCATTGGATTTCAGCTTTCAACACAAAACTTTATTGATGCAATTAAGGGTAAGGCTAGTCCTATGCTTTCTGCTGAGCAGGGCCGCGAAATTCTACGCTTTGCATTAGCAGTCCAAAAAACAGCTAGAGTTAATCGAGAAGTCTATTTGGATGAATTAGATAGCCATTGGCCCTCATTTTATAGTTGGCGTAAACGTCAAAGCAGTAAACCAAAAAATAAAACTTCCTGGTCTATAGCTTCTTTATTTACCCCAAAAGATCTTTCCATCTATGCCCCACAAGCAAAAACACTTACAGAAAATTTAGTTAAAAGTTTTGATCCAAAAACGGCTACTGGTTGGGATATTACAATTGGGATTCATCTAACGGCTGATGGTGGAGTGTCAGAAGAGAAAATAAGTTTATCAATCAAAGATTCAAAAATTAATTTAGAGTATGGACAAATTCCAGAAAACGCCACATTTACCGTTACAATGTCATCAGGTGTCTGGGCGGCAATTTTGCTTAAGAAAAAGCGAGCAGAAGTAGCATTTCTTCAAGGAAAAATCAAAGTTGCTGGTCAGGCTGAAGAAGTCTTAAAATTACGTGCTATTTTTAAGCTTTAA
- a CDS encoding GAF domain-containing protein, with the protein MLQNPNTQSQLAVPLRVGKEIIGVLNIESGRLEAFSERDIFILSSIADKAAAIVQQAHLFDLVAKGKEEWEQTFDSISDGIFIFDRKNVCAVLIQAEQGY; encoded by the coding sequence ATCTTACAAAATCCAAATACTCAATCACAATTAGCAGTACCTTTAAGAGTAGGTAAAGAAATTATAGGAGTCTTAAATATTGAAAGCGGACGTTTAGAAGCTTTTTCTGAGCGAGATATTTTTATTTTAAGTTCAATAGCAGATAAAGCAGCAGCAATTGTTCAACAAGCCCATTTATTTGATTTAGTAGCAAAAGGCAAAGAAGAATGGGAACAAACCTTTGATTCAATATCTGATGGAATCTTTATCTTTGATCGAAAAAACGTCTGCGCCGTGTTAATACAAGCGGAGCAAGGCTATTAA
- a CDS encoding FHA domain-containing protein, giving the protein MSSEQEQVAYLDFLDEDNLPCRVEITQNSFSIGRAYENDLRIEDSRISRRHAEIVKIWGGKYVFRDKESKCGSFINGLRVQEHILKTGDEIVLGGLNTTKLTFGYGQPKINVTNLDTDVTDSRAPLSISPELRGATVITDQQTRFLNTALMRQPEYVTGTTLQRLTSLYEITHKLLPAQSVTELAETWLTELLKVMPIDQGAILLHNPVTDKLDLALARSRDEKEISSTIVSNTIVEHTFQEKVGILTHDATNDERFAANVSVILENIRSVLAAPISSKLRVWGVIYLDSRTKAALFNSEDLEFLMATAREAGLVMENLRLIEELRATQEQLVKAERLATIGKLTSAISHEIRNRLALLTGVEFIEMKYSHDPEVKQFTAMVLEGQRRALALVEEIRAFARNRTEQYEKTCKPIVPAIQRTLSLMKLDAGVAKRTLNFYYDIEPELVFNEEKIDQVIINLIRNAVEATKEYSGEITINLTVVGKEVIIEIADNGQGIAPEIMPSIWEPFFSTKGEEGTGLGLEICRRIIEAHNGQISCKSQLGSGTCFTIKLPLQSSL; this is encoded by the coding sequence ATGTCAAGTGAGCAAGAACAAGTAGCTTATCTTGATTTTTTAGATGAAGATAACCTTCCATGTAGAGTTGAAATTACACAAAATTCTTTTTCTATTGGGCGAGCATATGAAAATGATTTGCGTATAGAAGATTCTCGTATTTCCCGCCGCCATGCAGAAATTGTAAAAATTTGGGGCGGAAAATACGTTTTTCGGGATAAAGAAAGTAAATGTGGTAGTTTTATTAATGGTTTAAGAGTACAAGAACATATCTTAAAAACTGGAGATGAAATTGTATTAGGAGGGCTAAACACTACTAAATTAACTTTTGGCTATGGTCAACCTAAAATTAATGTTACTAACCTAGATACAGATGTAACAGATAGTCGCGCTCCTTTAAGTATTAGCCCAGAACTACGCGGGGCAACTGTAATTACAGATCAACAAACACGCTTTCTTAACACTGCTTTAATGCGCCAACCAGAATATGTAACCGGAACAACTCTACAAAGACTAACTTCTTTATATGAAATTACTCATAAACTTCTACCTGCTCAAAGTGTCACAGAATTAGCTGAGACTTGGCTAACAGAATTACTTAAGGTAATGCCTATAGATCAAGGTGCAATTTTGCTTCATAACCCTGTTACGGATAAATTAGATCTAGCTTTAGCTCGTAGTAGAGATGAAAAAGAAATTAGTTCTACTATAGTTAGTAATACCATAGTAGAACATACTTTTCAAGAAAAAGTTGGTATTCTTACACATGACGCTACTAATGATGAAAGATTTGCTGCAAATGTCAGTGTTATTTTAGAAAATATTCGCTCAGTTTTAGCTGCTCCAATAAGCTCAAAGTTAAGAGTGTGGGGGGTAATCTACCTAGATAGTCGTACTAAAGCAGCATTATTTAATTCTGAAGATTTGGAATTTCTTATGGCTACAGCACGTGAAGCAGGTTTGGTAATGGAAAACTTAAGACTTATTGAAGAACTTCGTGCTACACAAGAACAACTAGTTAAAGCAGAACGACTTGCGACTATAGGTAAACTTACCTCAGCTATTTCTCATGAGATTCGTAATAGGTTGGCTTTACTTACAGGAGTTGAATTTATTGAAATGAAATATAGTCATGATCCAGAAGTAAAGCAATTTACAGCAATGGTATTAGAAGGCCAACGACGCGCCTTAGCACTAGTTGAAGAAATTAGGGCGTTTGCTCGTAATCGTACTGAGCAATATGAAAAAACTTGTAAGCCAATAGTTCCAGCAATTCAAAGAACACTGTCTTTAATGAAACTTGATGCAGGAGTAGCGAAAAGGACTCTTAATTTTTATTATGATATTGAACCAGAACTAGTTTTTAATGAGGAGAAAATAGACCAAGTAATTATTAATTTAATTCGCAATGCGGTTGAAGCAACAAAAGAGTATAGTGGAGAAATAACTATTAATTTAACTGTTGTAGGAAAAGAAGTTATTATAGAAATTGCAGATAATGGACAAGGTATTGCCCCAGAAATTATGCCATCAATTTGGGAGCCTTTTTTCTCTACTAAAGGAGAAGAAGGAACAGGGCTTGGACTTGAAATTTGTCGGCGTATAATAGAAGCGCATAATGGTCAAATTAGCTGTAAAAGTCAGTTAGGATCAGGTACCTGTTTTACTATTAAGCTACCTTTACAAAGTAGTTTATAA
- a CDS encoding outer membrane beta-barrel protein: MSLKSRYLFFITTLFAVFFFTQKYTFAQTNMISQFTENNLVSAVATNNPKNVTTSTDKNNSSIENLTIQLQAQQAEINTLRQQIEKLEALLEKTINKPVIETTSVNNTKLNPEPSINPPLPSIKPSPIAKRAPSELLPDLGHIGAEVGLMIGGSQNPFQSNEGFFAGGFIDLPLKRVKGGKISYEIMIGAQRTITQVQSTSGVIALVNSALNTALGNPPSVNNLLSPLPITNRVKERLTVLTVVPASFKYTMLSFDKQNIRPYVVVGLGTYVGLSSQKLVDFDAAKFVNNPALASLLNALLNGAQVGGLAPIAPELRSRGLSAGQGDFRFGLNAGGGLEFRISPRFSLGFDYRINKLEGRNGTFSTFTAKPTVHF; the protein is encoded by the coding sequence ATGTCTTTGAAATCTCGATATTTATTTTTTATAACTACTTTATTTGCAGTTTTTTTCTTTACCCAAAAATATACTTTTGCTCAAACTAATATGATAAGCCAATTTACAGAAAACAACCTAGTTAGTGCTGTAGCTACTAATAATCCAAAAAATGTTACCACATCAACGGATAAAAATAACAGTTCGATAGAAAATCTAACTATACAACTGCAAGCTCAACAAGCAGAAATCAACACATTACGCCAACAAATAGAAAAGTTAGAAGCCTTGCTAGAAAAAACTATTAATAAACCTGTAATAGAAACAACGTCAGTTAATAATACTAAGCTAAATCCTGAGCCTTCTATAAATCCTCCATTGCCAAGTATTAAACCATCACCAATAGCTAAACGTGCGCCTAGTGAATTGCTGCCAGATCTTGGACATATTGGGGCTGAGGTTGGGTTAATGATTGGAGGTAGCCAAAATCCTTTTCAATCTAATGAAGGGTTTTTTGCAGGGGGTTTTATTGATTTGCCATTAAAAAGGGTTAAAGGTGGCAAAATCTCTTATGAAATTATGATAGGAGCGCAAAGAACTATTACCCAAGTACAAAGCACTTCAGGCGTAATTGCTTTAGTGAATAGTGCTTTAAATACTGCTTTAGGCAACCCTCCAAGTGTAAATAATTTACTTTCCCCACTCCCAATAACTAACCGAGTTAAAGAACGTCTAACAGTCTTAACTGTTGTACCAGCTAGTTTTAAGTACACAATGTTATCCTTTGATAAACAAAATATACGACCTTATGTAGTTGTTGGGCTTGGTACTTATGTAGGGTTAAGTAGCCAAAAGTTAGTAGATTTTGATGCTGCTAAATTTGTTAATAACCCTGCTTTAGCTAGTTTACTAAATGCTTTACTTAATGGTGCGCAAGTTGGCGGACTTGCTCCTATAGCTCCAGAACTTAGATCTCGTGGTCTTTCTGCTGGTCAAGGCGATTTCCGTTTTGGTCTAAATGCTGGTGGAGGCTTAGAGTTTCGTATTAGTCCAAGATTTTCTTTAGGCTTTGATTATAGAATTAACAAACTAGAAGGAAGAAATGGTACTTTTTCAACTTTTACTGCTAAACCAACAGTACATTTTTAG
- a CDS encoding YkgJ family cysteine cluster protein codes for MPIREDAFLHYQELLSDISLITKDLKERFSQEITCHLGCIGCCQQQLTLSLVEVDFISLAIKNLPTAQQQKVLLAAQTIKNKTNETNTCPLLDGIACSVYESRPVICRTHGFPITFKDEESEDLFLDVCPLNFSKDGESVELNLTDTIDIDRLNLRLAAINYTYSRDKLGDGKKSAERMEMSEIIISALGDL; via the coding sequence ATGCCTATTAGAGAGGACGCTTTTCTACACTATCAAGAATTACTAAGTGATATTAGTTTAATTACTAAAGACTTAAAAGAAAGATTTAGTCAAGAAATCACCTGTCATTTAGGGTGCATTGGTTGTTGTCAGCAACAATTAACGCTTTCTTTAGTAGAAGTTGATTTTATTAGTCTTGCTATAAAAAATTTACCTACTGCCCAACAGCAAAAAGTTCTATTAGCTGCCCAAACTATAAAAAATAAAACTAATGAGACAAATACTTGTCCGCTTTTAGATGGCATTGCTTGTAGCGTTTATGAGTCACGTCCTGTTATTTGTCGAACACATGGATTTCCTATTACTTTTAAGGATGAGGAAAGCGAAGACCTTTTTTTAGATGTATGTCCTTTAAATTTTTCTAAAGATGGGGAGTCAGTAGAACTAAATCTAACAGATACAATAGATATAGACCGACTCAACTTACGTTTAGCAGCAATAAATTATACTTATTCTAGAGATAAGCTAGGAGACGGAAAAAAATCTGCTGAACGAATGGAGATGTCTGAAATTATTATTAGCGCATTAGGTGATCTATAG
- a CDS encoding PDZ domain-containing protein, with translation MSGCPNCRAYVCDGEMFCRACGFRLAGFQISTQNLSVPNISRVPVLLRASNESSNTASWQRHVLPIMGFILALAIGSSTVALLNNEPISNQSLPTISQTFESYANRSYERSYMGVYLIYEADESGGALIERIVESSPAEYAGLLSGDRIMFVNGEEIFSPADVLSKLSTVTPGSPITMEVLRDNIELNISLNTVYRNQLQLDNICHHQGFLGVSSLETYKVKSSLCGASEPVAMGVEVGEVLTDSPAEEAGLQEGDIIESVNEFSVDSPGDLSRRIRANQSGDMVELKVLRDGEALTLTATLGSRR, from the coding sequence ATGTCTGGATGTCCAAATTGTCGTGCTTATGTGTGTGATGGGGAAATGTTTTGCCGTGCTTGCGGTTTTCGTTTAGCCGGTTTTCAAATCTCTACTCAAAATTTATCCGTCCCAAATATTTCTCGTGTGCCAGTCTTACTACGTGCTAGCAATGAATCGTCAAATACTGCTAGCTGGCAACGACATGTTTTACCAATTATGGGATTTATTCTAGCCCTTGCTATTGGTAGCTCTACTGTTGCTTTACTTAATAATGAACCTATTAGTAATCAATCACTTCCCACTATTTCACAAACTTTTGAATCTTATGCTAATCGTAGTTATGAACGCTCTTATATGGGAGTTTATCTTATTTATGAAGCGGATGAATCTGGAGGAGCATTGATAGAGAGAATAGTTGAAAGCAGTCCAGCAGAGTATGCAGGTCTACTTAGTGGAGATCGTATTATGTTTGTTAATGGTGAAGAAATTTTCTCACCCGCTGATGTTTTGTCAAAATTAAGTACTGTTACTCCTGGCTCACCAATTACAATGGAAGTTTTACGCGATAACATAGAGCTTAACATTAGCCTTAATACTGTTTATCGTAACCAACTACAACTTGATAATATTTGCCATCACCAAGGTTTTTTAGGTGTAAGTAGTTTAGAAACTTATAAAGTTAAATCAAGTCTTTGTGGTGCGTCTGAACCTGTTGCAATGGGTGTTGAAGTAGGTGAAGTATTAACTGATAGTCCTGCTGAAGAGGCTGGATTGCAAGAAGGTGATATTATTGAATCAGTTAATGAATTCTCTGTTGATAGCCCCGGTGATCTAAGCCGTCGTATTAGAGCTAATCAAAGTGGAGATATGGTAGAACTAAAGGTTTTAAGAGATGGTGAAGCTTTAACATTAACAGCTACTTTAGGTAGTAGAAGATAA